The window ACGAACCACCGGCCACCCGGTGCGCATTATCCGCAATAAACTGGCCAAACAATTTGAGGAACTGGAGCGTCAGAACGTGCCTGCGGAGGAACTGGAACAACTGGGCGTCGGCAGACTGCGCATGGCCATGGTGGAAGGGGATGTTCAGGAAGGTTCCGTGATGGCCGGTCAAATTTGCGGCATGGTTAAAAGAATTGAACCGGCGGCGGATATTATCCAGGATATTATGACCGGCGCAGAGAAGGTTTTGGGCCGGTTATCCGGAGGGGAGTTTTAAAACCTTGTCTAAGATTGCTTTTATTTTTCCCGGTCAGGGTTCCCAGTATGTGGGCATGGCCCGGCAGTTGTACGATCAATTTCCGGTTTGCCGCCAGACCATGGAGGAAGCCGACGACATTTTGGGTTTTGCCCTCACCCGTCTATGTTTCGAGGGCCCGGCGGAAGAACTGAACAGCACGGTCAATACTCAGCCCGCCATTTTGGCCGCCAGCATTGCGGCTTTAAGGGTGCTATACCAGGAATGCGGTCTCCGGCCCCAGGCGCTGGCCGGTCACAGCCTCGGAGAATACTCGGCCCTGGTGGCTGCCGGGGCCATGCCATACGGAGATGCCCTCCGGGTGGTACGGCAGAGGGGGCGGTTTATGCAGGAGGCGGCTCCGGCGGGTCTGGGCGCCATGGCTGCGGTTCTGGGTTTAGACCGGCAAAAGGTGATTGACTGCTGCCGTGCAGCCGCCTCATCCGGAGGCGTGGTTGAGCCGGTGAACTATAATTGTCCCGGTCAGGTGGTGATTGCCGGGGAGAAGGCCCCCCTGGGGCAGGCCATGGAGCTTTGCCGTCAGGCGGGAGCCAAAAGAGTTATCGAATTGGCTGTAAGCGGACCTTTCCATTCCAGCCTGATGAGACCGGCCGGCGACAGATTGGCCCAAGTGCTGGCGGAAGTTGCCGTGCAGGATCCCCAGATACCGGTGATGGCCAATGTCAGCGCCAGCTATCTAACCTCGGCCGCGGAAGTGAAAGACTCCCTGACTCGTCAGGTATACGGCGCCGTTCTATGGGAGGACGGCGTAGGCAAGATGGTGGAGGAAGGATTTAACGTAATGGTTGAGGTAGGACCGGGGAAAGTTTTATCCGGATTGGTTAAAAAAATCAGCAGGGAAACAACCACCTTTCAGGTGGATGACGTGGCAACCTTAGAAAAAGTGCTTGCACAGTTTAAGGAGGTTGGCTAAAATGTTTCTGAACGGCAAAGTAGCCATTGTTACCGGAGCCTCCAGAGGAATCGGCAGAGCCATTGCTCTGACCATGGCCGGAGCCCAGGCGGACATCGTGATCAACTACGCCGGCAGGGCCGATGCTGCGGAAGAAACCGCCGAGATGATCCGGCAGTTGGGCCGCAAAGCATTGGTTTACCGGGCAGATGTTTCCGACAGTCAGCAGGTTCAACAAATGGTGGAGGCAACGGTAGCGGAATTCGGCAAAATTGATATTCTGGTGAATAATGCCGGGATTACCCGGGATAATTTAATTCTCAGAATGAAAGAGGAAGACTGGGATACCGTCATGGCCGTTAACCTGAAATCAGCCTTTAACACCATTAAGGCTGTGGCAAAGCCCATGGTGAAGGCCCGGGGCGGTCGTATTATCAATATCTCTTCGGTGGTGGGCCTGTACGGCAATGCGGGCCAGGCCAATTATGCCGCGGCCAAGGCCGGACTGATCGGCCTGACCAAAACCATGGCCAAAGAGCTGGGTTCGCGCAACATTACCGTCAATGCGGTGGCTCCGGGTTTTATTATGACGGATATGACCGAAAACCTGGGAGGAGAGGCCAAGGAAAAGCTTGCTTCTTCCACAGCCCTCAACCGTTTGGGTAAACCGGAAGATGTGGCCAGCCTGGTTGCTTTTTTAGCCAGTGATTTTTGCGGGTATATTACCGGGCAGGTCATCGGTGTAGATGGTGGAATTATTTTATAGAGGTTCGAGATTTAAAGTTGCAACTGCAAATTAAGAACCTTCGTTTTGGAAGGGGGTGAACTATTTTGGCAACGATAGATAAAGTTAAGTCGATTATCGTGGATCAATTAGGTGTTGACGAGTCCGATGTTACGATAGATGCTTCCTTTGTGGATGATCTGGGCGCCGATTCCCTGGATATTGTTGAACTGGTAATGGCTTTGGAAGAAGAATTCGGTCTGGAAATCCCTGATGAAGAGGCCGAGAAAATCCGTACTGTTGGCGATGCCGTTAAATTTATCCAGGAACGCCAGTAATGAATGGTAAAAGTCCCGGCATTTACTTACCGGGACTTTTTTCAAAATGTAAGGAGGAAATGATTTTGTCACAACGGGTTGTCGTTACCGGTCTGGGTGTTATCTCTCCTGTGGGCACCGGGTTGGACAATTTCTGGAACGCTTTGACTGCAGGGGTTTCCGGAATCAGTACCATAACCAGATTTGACCCCTCCGAATACAACACAAAAATTGCTGGTGAGGTTAAAGATTTTGATCCTTTCCAGTACATTGATAAAAAAGAAGGCCGACGGATGGACCGTTTTACCCAGTTTGCGGTGGCGGCTGCAGGGATGGCCATCGAGGACGCCGGGTTGGATCTTGAGGCCATTGATCGGGATCGCACCGGAGTGATTGTCGGCTCCGGCATTGGCGGCATGGAAACCTTTGAGGACCAGTGTAAAGTGTTGCTTAACCGTGGTCCAAGCCGTATCAGCCCCTTTTTCGTGCCCATGATGATTGCCA is drawn from Desulforamulus ruminis DSM 2154 and contains these coding sequences:
- the acpP gene encoding acyl carrier protein, whose amino-acid sequence is MATIDKVKSIIVDQLGVDESDVTIDASFVDDLGADSLDIVELVMALEEEFGLEIPDEEAEKIRTVGDAVKFIQERQ
- the fabG gene encoding 3-oxoacyl-[acyl-carrier-protein] reductase encodes the protein MFLNGKVAIVTGASRGIGRAIALTMAGAQADIVINYAGRADAAEETAEMIRQLGRKALVYRADVSDSQQVQQMVEATVAEFGKIDILVNNAGITRDNLILRMKEEDWDTVMAVNLKSAFNTIKAVAKPMVKARGGRIINISSVVGLYGNAGQANYAAAKAGLIGLTKTMAKELGSRNITVNAVAPGFIMTDMTENLGGEAKEKLASSTALNRLGKPEDVASLVAFLASDFCGYITGQVIGVDGGIIL
- the fabD gene encoding ACP S-malonyltransferase gives rise to the protein MSKIAFIFPGQGSQYVGMARQLYDQFPVCRQTMEEADDILGFALTRLCFEGPAEELNSTVNTQPAILAASIAALRVLYQECGLRPQALAGHSLGEYSALVAAGAMPYGDALRVVRQRGRFMQEAAPAGLGAMAAVLGLDRQKVIDCCRAAASSGGVVEPVNYNCPGQVVIAGEKAPLGQAMELCRQAGAKRVIELAVSGPFHSSLMRPAGDRLAQVLAEVAVQDPQIPVMANVSASYLTSAAEVKDSLTRQVYGAVLWEDGVGKMVEEGFNVMVEVGPGKVLSGLVKKISRETTTFQVDDVATLEKVLAQFKEVG